Below is a window of Alphaproteobacteria bacterium DNA.
TGGTTTGATAGTGAGTGGGTCAAGCGTTACCGCATCTGCATGGAGAAGGAAATTTCCATCTGTATTTTTTTGGCGTAACCAAAGCCCGGCTGAGGATAAATCCAGCAATGCGCTGCGGTCGATATATCGTTCTTCCAATTCCTGATAAGATTTTTTCATAAGTGCGCCAAGTGGGTTCACAATACACAGATATCCAACGCTTAGGCAAAAGGTGCACACCAGAACGGGGAATAAAAATTGCCATACGGAAACCCCGATTGCGCGCACTATAATTAGCTCCTGCGTGCGAGTAAGGCGCCACAACGTCAGCATTGCAGCAAATAAAGCAATAAAAGGCAAAATTTTCTGGCCAATATCTGGCAAGTTCAAAAACGCCATCATCAACACGATGCCATAAGTTACATCGGGTTTGGTGCTGGTGCGCCGAATAAGCTCAATCGCATCAAAAACGAATACGACGCTCAGTAAACCAATTAAAATAATCAGAAACCATTTAAGATATTGCTTGCCAATATAGATGGGTAGGATTTGCATTATTCCTCCGCCGCTATTGTTTTGAGCACAGGGCGCGAAACTTTGTCTTGCGCTAGGCGGTGCAGTGCAATCGGCAGTGGTACCAACGCAATCAGGTAAAGACCAAGCACGAACCATATATGTTTGGCAATCATATTCACTACCGAAAGCATCACCGCTTCCAGAAGAATAACTGTTGCAGCCGCCAGGATAATTTTACGCGTGATGCCACGGCGGTCAAAACTTCCTGTTAAAATAAACATGCACGAAATTAACACAAACGTGATGGCAAGAAACGGCATGGTCAGGCGCATATGGAATTCTGCAAGAAACCGCATCGCGGTTTGTGGCGTTGCATCTGTTCCTGATGGGGTAAGCAATTCATCCATCATGCGTTCACGTGGTTCGCGCCAGCGGGAGCTGAAATTATCGTCCAACGCCCCTAAATCGACCATATAGCTGTCGAAACTAAGCTGCGACAGATTGCCGGTTTTGCGGTCAACATCCTGTCTTACGCCGTTTTTCACCAGCACCTGCGGGCCATGCACGCCGTGAATAAGTTCGCCGGATTCAGACATGATCGTGACCGGTTTTTCAGGCTTGCGTGTATCGTGAATAAGAATGCCAAGCATCTGGCCTTCATGGCCACGCTCATGGGCGTAGAAGGTCAATCCTTCTTTGATGTCATTAAAGCTTCCGGTGCGTAGCAATAGCACCGAATGGTCATCGCGGATTTGGTATTGCAATCGCACCAATTCATGATTAGCGATGGGCGCAATATAGGTTGAAAGCGCATAACCGATTAAGGCAACCACAACACCCACATAAAATGCAGGCATAGTCAGCGCCATGGGACCCATACCGCTGGCCTGCATCACCACCAATTCGCTTTCCATGATCATGCGATGGTAAACGAATAGCGCGCCGACCATAAGACTTAGGGGAAGAACAAGCGGTAAAAAGGTCGGCAGGATTAAGAGCATCAATTTAATAAATGACCACAATGTGCCGCCATTATTAATGACGAGGGCGAGCAGCTTAATTGACTGTGAAAACCAGATAACAATGGTCAGTGCCAGGCACGAAAACAGTACCGAGAGTAAAATCTGCCTGAAAAGATAAAAGCTAACGCGATTCATGAAGGGTAACTTGCCAGCGGTGTATGTTGCTTTATATTCTGGTTTGCAGCAAAAGTCCAAACTGCTTCTATCCATCCAGCCTTAAGGTATTTTTAATGAAAATCTCGTTTTCGCCCGCACGCTTGCCCGCCAATGCTTGCCTTGTCTTAGCCGTTACCGAAGGCCCAGAATGGGGCGCTGTGGGTAAATCCCTTAACAAGAAAAGTGATGGCCATCTGGCATCCCTTGCCAAGAAGCACCACTTCAGCGGCAAGAAGGGAGAGGTTCTAACACTCCTTTCGCCAACCGGAATGTCGCTTGACCGTTTGGTGCTCATCGGGCTTGGCGCTGAAAAAGATTTAACCGAACAACGTATCGTGGAAGCAGGTGGCGCGGGCCTTGCATCTGTACCTGTTACTAAATTCAGTGAAGTCTATGGCGCGATTGATGTGGGCAGCAAGGAAGCAGCGAATGCTTCCGCACAATTTGCGCAAGGTTTCGCGCTGCGTTCATACCGTTTTGATAAATACTTCACCAAAACTCCGAAAGATAAACTGCCCACGTTAAAAAAACTGACCGTGCTGGTTGATGACACAAAGCAATCGCAAAAGGCCTTCGCTCGATATGATGCCGTGAATAAAGGCGTATTCCTTGCCCGCAATCTGGTTAGTGAGCCTGCAAATGTCATTTATCCTGCGAGCTATGCAGCGGAAGTTTCAAAGCTCAAAACATTGGGTGTAAAAGTTGAAGTGCTGGGCGTAAAAGAGCTCACTAAGCTTGGTATGGGTTCATTGCTATGCGTTGCGCAGGGTAGTGAAAAAGACGCGCGCGTTGTGGTGTTGCATTATAAAGGGAACCCAAAGGCTAAGGATAAACGTCCGGTAGCGTTTGTCGGCAAGGGTGTGACCTTTGATACCGGCGGTATTTCATTAAAGCCCGCAGGCGGTATGGAAGATATGAAATACGATATGGCGGGTTCTGCTGCTGTGGTTGGTACCATCACCGCGCTTGCATCACGTAAAGCAAAAGTAAATGCCGTCGGCGTAATCGGTTTGGTTGAAAACATGCCAAGCGGTAAAGCAACCCGCCCGGGCGATGTTGTAAAAAGCATGTCCGGCCAAACGATTGAAGTAATTAACACCGATGCAGAAGGCCGTTTGGTGTTGTGCGATTTACTCACCTATACGCAGGAAAAGCTCAAGCCACGTTTCATGATCAATCTTGCAACGCTCACTGGTGCAATTGTTATGGCGCTGGGCAACGAACACGCAGGCTTGTTCAGCAACAATGACGAATTGTCGCAACAATTGCTAAAGGCAGGCTTGGCGGTTGAAGAAAAGCTGTGGCGCTTCCCGATGACGGAAGCTTATGACCGTCAGTTGAACAGTGATATTGCGGATATGAAAAACGCATCGAATGAACGCGTACCGGGCAGTATTTACGGTGCACAATTCCTTGCACGCTTTGTCGATAAAAAAGTGCCATGGGCACATCTGGATATCGCGGGTATGGCATGGACGAAGCGCGATTTGCCCGCATGCCCCAAAGGTGCCACGGCATACGGTGTACGCTTGCTTGAAAAGCTCGTGACCGATAATTACGAAGCGTAACTTCACTAGCGGTTGCGCCCCGCTTTTTTATTGGGCGCAGAGTGAGTGAAAAAATATGACTGAGATACGCTTTTATCATCTTAGCCAGAAAAGCCTGACACAGGCCTTACCAGAATTGCTTGAAAAAGTAATCGAACGCGGTTGGCGGGCGGTTGTTATGGCATCTTCGCCCGAACGGGTGGAAGCGCTTACGCAAACCCTGTGGACCTATAATGACCGCGGGTTTTTACCGCATGGCAACGCCAAGGATGGTAATGCGGAAATGCAACCCATCTGGCTTACGCCCAAAGATGAAAACCCGAATAAGGCAAACGTGTTGATGCTCACGGAAAATACAACATCTGAAAATTTGTCATCTTATGAACTGGTGTGCCAGTTGTTTGATGAACAGGATGAAGGCGCGGTAGATGCTGCGCGCACGCGCTGGGCAGAATATAAGGGCTTAGGCCATGCGCTGACCTATTGGCAGCAAAGCGAAACCGGATGGGCAAAGCGTGCCTAATTTTATTCGGCTGGCTTTCCTATCTGTCTGCGGCGAATAACCAGATAAACATACATCGTGGTATTCACAACAATCATCGCACAAGGAAAAATAATATTCACCAGACTGTAATTCTGCATCGCCAGCAATGCGAAAACATGTTTTGGCGGGCACATAATGTAGGTTATGACATTTTCATCATATGGTTTATTCCATGATTTGCGTACCGTC
It encodes the following:
- the lptF gene encoding LPS export ABC transporter permease LptF, coding for MNRVSFYLFRQILLSVLFSCLALTIVIWFSQSIKLLALVINNGGTLWSFIKLMLLILPTFLPLVLPLSLMVGALFVYHRMIMESELVVMQASGMGPMALTMPAFYVGVVVALIGYALSTYIAPIANHELVRLQYQIRDDHSVLLLRTGSFNDIKEGLTFYAHERGHEGQMLGILIHDTRKPEKPVTIMSESGELIHGVHGPQVLVKNGVRQDVDRKTGNLSQLSFDSYMVDLGALDDNFSSRWREPRERMMDELLTPSGTDATPQTAMRFLAEFHMRLTMPFLAITFVLISCMFILTGSFDRRGITRKIILAAATVILLEAVMLSVVNMIAKHIWFVLGLYLIALVPLPIALHRLAQDKVSRPVLKTIAAEE
- a CDS encoding leucyl aminopeptidase, whose product is MKISFSPARLPANACLVLAVTEGPEWGAVGKSLNKKSDGHLASLAKKHHFSGKKGEVLTLLSPTGMSLDRLVLIGLGAEKDLTEQRIVEAGGAGLASVPVTKFSEVYGAIDVGSKEAANASAQFAQGFALRSYRFDKYFTKTPKDKLPTLKKLTVLVDDTKQSQKAFARYDAVNKGVFLARNLVSEPANVIYPASYAAEVSKLKTLGVKVEVLGVKELTKLGMGSLLCVAQGSEKDARVVVLHYKGNPKAKDKRPVAFVGKGVTFDTGGISLKPAGGMEDMKYDMAGSAAVVGTITALASRKAKVNAVGVIGLVENMPSGKATRPGDVVKSMSGQTIEVINTDAEGRLVLCDLLTYTQEKLKPRFMINLATLTGAIVMALGNEHAGLFSNNDELSQQLLKAGLAVEEKLWRFPMTEAYDRQLNSDIADMKNASNERVPGSIYGAQFLARFVDKKVPWAHLDIAGMAWTKRDLPACPKGATAYGVRLLEKLVTDNYEA
- a CDS encoding DNA polymerase III subunit chi is translated as MTEIRFYHLSQKSLTQALPELLEKVIERGWRAVVMASSPERVEALTQTLWTYNDRGFLPHGNAKDGNAEMQPIWLTPKDENPNKANVLMLTENTTSENLSSYELVCQLFDEQDEGAVDAARTRWAEYKGLGHALTYWQQSETGWAKRA